Proteins encoded within one genomic window of Siniperca chuatsi isolate FFG_IHB_CAS linkage group LG4, ASM2008510v1, whole genome shotgun sequence:
- the golt1bb gene encoding golgi transport 1Bb yields MISLTDSQKIGMGLTGFGVFFLFFGMMLFFDKALLAIGNILFVSGLSFVIGLERTFRFFFQKHKVKATSFFLGGVLVVLIGWPIIGVVLEIYGFFLLFRGFFPVAVGFIRRVPVLGSLLGLPGISTVVDKIGESNTMV; encoded by the exons ATGATTTCCCTCACGGATTCACAAA AAATTGGGATGGGGCTGACAGGGTTCGGagtgtttttcctcttctttggGATGATGCTGTTTTTTGATAAAGCTCTCCTTGCCATTGGAAAT aTTCTGTTTGTCTCGGGCTTGTCCTTCGTCATCGGCCTGGAGCGAACGTTCAGGTTCTTCTTCcagaaacacaaagtaaaagcCACCAGCTTCTTCCTGGGAGGAGTGTTAGTGGTTCTGATCGGCTGGCCGATCATTGGAGTCGTTCTGGAGATCTACGGTTTCTTCCTCTTATTCAG AGGATTCTTCCCGGTGGCAGTAGGCTTCATCAGACGTGTACCTGTTCTCGGGTCTTTGCTCGGCCTACCAGGGATCAGTACG GTGGTGGATAAAATTGGCGAGAGCAACACTATGGTATAA
- the ldhbb gene encoding L-lactate dehydrogenase B-B chain isoform X4 — MASILQKLITPLFSGPPEPPRNKVTVVGVGQVGMACAVSILLRELADELALVDVMEDKLKGEMMDLQHGSLFLKTPKIVADKDYSVTANSRIVVVTAGVRQQEGESRLNLVQRNVNIFKHIVPQIVRYSPDCIIIVVSNPVDVLTYVTWKLSGLPKHRVIGSGTNLDSARFRFLMADKLGIHASSFNGWILGEHGDTSVPVWSGTNVAGVNLQTLNPDIGTDCDDENWKETHKMVVDSAYEVIKLKGYTNWAIGLSVADLTESLMRNMNRIHPVSTMVQGMYEISDEVYLSLPCVLNSGGVASVVNMTLTDDEVAQLQASANTLWDIQKDLQDI; from the exons ATGGCCTCAATTCTGCAGAAGCTGATCACCCCGCTGTTCAGTGGTCCTCCTGAACCCCCCAGGAATAAAGTGACAGTGGTGGGCGTAGGCCAGGTTGGCATGGCCTGTGCTGTCAGCATCCTGCTCAGG GAGCTGGCTGATGAACTCGCCCTGGTGGATGTGATGGAGGACAAGCTGAAAGGAGAGATGATGGACCTGCAGCACGGCAGCCTCTTCCTCAAAACCCCCAAAATAGTCGCAGACAAAG ACTACTCTGTGACAGCAAACTCCCGCATCGTGGTGGTGACAGCTGGAGTCCGtcagcaggagggagagagcaggCTGAACCTCGTCCAGAGAAACGTCAACATCTTTAAGCACATTGTCCCTCAGATCGTCAGATACAGCCCCGACTGCATCATCATTGTGGTTTCCAACCCAG TTGATGTGCTGACTTATGTAACCTGGAAACTGAGCGGCCTTCCCAAGCACCGCGTCATCGGCAGCGGCACCAACTTGGACTCGGCACGTTTCCGCTTTCTGATGGCCGACAAACTGGGAATCCACGCCAGCAGCTTCAATGGCTGGATCCTGGGGGAACATGGAGACACCAGCG TGCCTGTGTGGAGTGGAACAAACGTGGCTGGAGTCAACCTGCAGACGTTAAACCCGGACATCGGCACCGACTGCGACGATGAGAACTGGAAGGAAACCCACAAGATGGTGGTGGACAG TGCCTACGAGGTGATCAAACTGAAGGGTTACACGAACTGGGCCATCGGTCTGAGTGTAGCAGACCTGACAGAAAGCCTCATGAGGAACATGAACAGGATTCATCCTGTTTCCACCATGGTGCAG GGTATGTATGAAATCAGTGACGAGGTGTATCTGAGTCTGCCCTGCGTGCTGAACAGCGGAGGTGTGGCCAGCGTAGTCAACATGACCCTGACAGATGACGAGGTGGCCCAACTGCAGGCCAGTGCCAACACGCTGTGGGACATCCAGAAGGACCTGCAGGACATCTAA
- the ldhbb gene encoding L-lactate dehydrogenase B-B chain isoform X3, which produces MLRSKALRMASILQKLITPLFSGPPEPPRNKVTVVGVGQVGMACAVSILLRELADELALVDVMEDKLKGEMMDLQHGSLFLKTPKIVADKDYSVTANSRIVVVTAGVRQQEGESRLNLVQRNVNIFKHIVPQIVRYSPDCIIIVVSNPVDVLTYVTWKLSGLPKHRVIGSGTNLDSARFRFLMADKLGIHASSFNGWILGEHGDTSVPVWSGTNVAGVNLQTLNPDIGTDCDDENWKETHKMVVDSAYEVIKLKGYTNWAIGLSVADLTESLMRNMNRIHPVSTMVQGMYEISDEVYLSLPCVLNSGGVASVVNMTLTDDEVAQLQASANTLWDIQKDLQDI; this is translated from the exons ATGCTCAGATCCAAGG CACTGAGAATGGCCTCAATTCTGCAGAAGCTGATCACCCCGCTGTTCAGTGGTCCTCCTGAACCCCCCAGGAATAAAGTGACAGTGGTGGGCGTAGGCCAGGTTGGCATGGCCTGTGCTGTCAGCATCCTGCTCAGG GAGCTGGCTGATGAACTCGCCCTGGTGGATGTGATGGAGGACAAGCTGAAAGGAGAGATGATGGACCTGCAGCACGGCAGCCTCTTCCTCAAAACCCCCAAAATAGTCGCAGACAAAG ACTACTCTGTGACAGCAAACTCCCGCATCGTGGTGGTGACAGCTGGAGTCCGtcagcaggagggagagagcaggCTGAACCTCGTCCAGAGAAACGTCAACATCTTTAAGCACATTGTCCCTCAGATCGTCAGATACAGCCCCGACTGCATCATCATTGTGGTTTCCAACCCAG TTGATGTGCTGACTTATGTAACCTGGAAACTGAGCGGCCTTCCCAAGCACCGCGTCATCGGCAGCGGCACCAACTTGGACTCGGCACGTTTCCGCTTTCTGATGGCCGACAAACTGGGAATCCACGCCAGCAGCTTCAATGGCTGGATCCTGGGGGAACATGGAGACACCAGCG TGCCTGTGTGGAGTGGAACAAACGTGGCTGGAGTCAACCTGCAGACGTTAAACCCGGACATCGGCACCGACTGCGACGATGAGAACTGGAAGGAAACCCACAAGATGGTGGTGGACAG TGCCTACGAGGTGATCAAACTGAAGGGTTACACGAACTGGGCCATCGGTCTGAGTGTAGCAGACCTGACAGAAAGCCTCATGAGGAACATGAACAGGATTCATCCTGTTTCCACCATGGTGCAG GGTATGTATGAAATCAGTGACGAGGTGTATCTGAGTCTGCCCTGCGTGCTGAACAGCGGAGGTGTGGCCAGCGTAGTCAACATGACCCTGACAGATGACGAGGTGGCCCAACTGCAGGCCAGTGCCAACACGCTGTGGGACATCCAGAAGGACCTGCAGGACATCTAA
- the LOC122874756 gene encoding spexin prohormone 1-like has protein sequence MSLVVTSLVVTLLTQCWGAPQWRNWTPQAILYLKGAPGHRSVLERSGREQADTSHLVTHNQSSDGLGLSKSSILLELLQRAVEEDKNPESYHRHSASPSTEQI, from the exons ATGTCTCTAGTAGTCACGTCGCTTGTGGTGACATTACTTACCCAGTGTTGGGGTGCACCACAG TGGAGAAACTGGACTCCTCAGGCCATCTTATACCTCAAAGGAGCAC CGGGACATCGCTCAGTGTTGGAGCGCAGCGGCAGAGAGCAGGCAGACACTTCACATTTAG TGACTCACAACCAGAGCAGTGATGGACTTGGATTGTCTAAGTCCTCCATTCTTCTGGAGCTTCTGCAGCGAGCTGTGGAAGAAGATAAAAACCCTGAAAGTTATCACAGACACTCAGCCTCACCATCAACTGAACAAATTTAA
- the ldhbb gene encoding L-lactate dehydrogenase B-B chain isoform X2, translated as MLITCWYLYLAARSIAEKSLRMASILQKLITPLFSGPPEPPRNKVTVVGVGQVGMACAVSILLRELADELALVDVMEDKLKGEMMDLQHGSLFLKTPKIVADKDYSVTANSRIVVVTAGVRQQEGESRLNLVQRNVNIFKHIVPQIVRYSPDCIIIVVSNPVDVLTYVTWKLSGLPKHRVIGSGTNLDSARFRFLMADKLGIHASSFNGWILGEHGDTSVPVWSGTNVAGVNLQTLNPDIGTDCDDENWKETHKMVVDSAYEVIKLKGYTNWAIGLSVADLTESLMRNMNRIHPVSTMVQGMYEISDEVYLSLPCVLNSGGVASVVNMTLTDDEVAQLQASANTLWDIQKDLQDI; from the exons ATGCTGATTACATGTTGGTATTTATACCTCGCAGCTCGGAGCATCGCAGAAAAAT CACTGAGAATGGCCTCAATTCTGCAGAAGCTGATCACCCCGCTGTTCAGTGGTCCTCCTGAACCCCCCAGGAATAAAGTGACAGTGGTGGGCGTAGGCCAGGTTGGCATGGCCTGTGCTGTCAGCATCCTGCTCAGG GAGCTGGCTGATGAACTCGCCCTGGTGGATGTGATGGAGGACAAGCTGAAAGGAGAGATGATGGACCTGCAGCACGGCAGCCTCTTCCTCAAAACCCCCAAAATAGTCGCAGACAAAG ACTACTCTGTGACAGCAAACTCCCGCATCGTGGTGGTGACAGCTGGAGTCCGtcagcaggagggagagagcaggCTGAACCTCGTCCAGAGAAACGTCAACATCTTTAAGCACATTGTCCCTCAGATCGTCAGATACAGCCCCGACTGCATCATCATTGTGGTTTCCAACCCAG TTGATGTGCTGACTTATGTAACCTGGAAACTGAGCGGCCTTCCCAAGCACCGCGTCATCGGCAGCGGCACCAACTTGGACTCGGCACGTTTCCGCTTTCTGATGGCCGACAAACTGGGAATCCACGCCAGCAGCTTCAATGGCTGGATCCTGGGGGAACATGGAGACACCAGCG TGCCTGTGTGGAGTGGAACAAACGTGGCTGGAGTCAACCTGCAGACGTTAAACCCGGACATCGGCACCGACTGCGACGATGAGAACTGGAAGGAAACCCACAAGATGGTGGTGGACAG TGCCTACGAGGTGATCAAACTGAAGGGTTACACGAACTGGGCCATCGGTCTGAGTGTAGCAGACCTGACAGAAAGCCTCATGAGGAACATGAACAGGATTCATCCTGTTTCCACCATGGTGCAG GGTATGTATGAAATCAGTGACGAGGTGTATCTGAGTCTGCCCTGCGTGCTGAACAGCGGAGGTGTGGCCAGCGTAGTCAACATGACCCTGACAGATGACGAGGTGGCCCAACTGCAGGCCAGTGCCAACACGCTGTGGGACATCCAGAAGGACCTGCAGGACATCTAA
- the ldhbb gene encoding L-lactate dehydrogenase B-B chain isoform X1, giving the protein MFPDQEHSSLPPPSPSSILHSSALRMASILQKLITPLFSGPPEPPRNKVTVVGVGQVGMACAVSILLRELADELALVDVMEDKLKGEMMDLQHGSLFLKTPKIVADKDYSVTANSRIVVVTAGVRQQEGESRLNLVQRNVNIFKHIVPQIVRYSPDCIIIVVSNPVDVLTYVTWKLSGLPKHRVIGSGTNLDSARFRFLMADKLGIHASSFNGWILGEHGDTSVPVWSGTNVAGVNLQTLNPDIGTDCDDENWKETHKMVVDSAYEVIKLKGYTNWAIGLSVADLTESLMRNMNRIHPVSTMVQGMYEISDEVYLSLPCVLNSGGVASVVNMTLTDDEVAQLQASANTLWDIQKDLQDI; this is encoded by the exons ATGTTTCCTGACCAGGAACActcatctcttcctcctccctccccttcttCAATTTTACACTCCTCAGCACTGAGAATGGCCTCAATTCTGCAGAAGCTGATCACCCCGCTGTTCAGTGGTCCTCCTGAACCCCCCAGGAATAAAGTGACAGTGGTGGGCGTAGGCCAGGTTGGCATGGCCTGTGCTGTCAGCATCCTGCTCAGG GAGCTGGCTGATGAACTCGCCCTGGTGGATGTGATGGAGGACAAGCTGAAAGGAGAGATGATGGACCTGCAGCACGGCAGCCTCTTCCTCAAAACCCCCAAAATAGTCGCAGACAAAG ACTACTCTGTGACAGCAAACTCCCGCATCGTGGTGGTGACAGCTGGAGTCCGtcagcaggagggagagagcaggCTGAACCTCGTCCAGAGAAACGTCAACATCTTTAAGCACATTGTCCCTCAGATCGTCAGATACAGCCCCGACTGCATCATCATTGTGGTTTCCAACCCAG TTGATGTGCTGACTTATGTAACCTGGAAACTGAGCGGCCTTCCCAAGCACCGCGTCATCGGCAGCGGCACCAACTTGGACTCGGCACGTTTCCGCTTTCTGATGGCCGACAAACTGGGAATCCACGCCAGCAGCTTCAATGGCTGGATCCTGGGGGAACATGGAGACACCAGCG TGCCTGTGTGGAGTGGAACAAACGTGGCTGGAGTCAACCTGCAGACGTTAAACCCGGACATCGGCACCGACTGCGACGATGAGAACTGGAAGGAAACCCACAAGATGGTGGTGGACAG TGCCTACGAGGTGATCAAACTGAAGGGTTACACGAACTGGGCCATCGGTCTGAGTGTAGCAGACCTGACAGAAAGCCTCATGAGGAACATGAACAGGATTCATCCTGTTTCCACCATGGTGCAG GGTATGTATGAAATCAGTGACGAGGTGTATCTGAGTCTGCCCTGCGTGCTGAACAGCGGAGGTGTGGCCAGCGTAGTCAACATGACCCTGACAGATGACGAGGTGGCCCAACTGCAGGCCAGTGCCAACACGCTGTGGGACATCCAGAAGGACCTGCAGGACATCTAA
- the slc35b4 gene encoding UDP-xylose and UDP-N-acetylglucosamine transporter, with protein sequence MGTGFAIVLVFVGCCSNVVSLELLVREFPGCGNIVTFTQFLFIALEGFIFETNFGRKKPAIPVRNYVIMVTMFFTVSVINNYALNFNIAMPLHMIFRSGSLIANMILGIIILKKRYSASKYLSIALVSAGIFICTIMSAKQVNVANEGSEEQGFNAFMHWLIGIAMLTFALLMSARMGIFQETLYKQYGKHSKEALFYNHCLPLPGFLLLSTNIYNHCVYFSQSTPVVVPGVGLTVPIMWIYLLVNVITQYVCIRGVFILTTECASLTVTLVVTLRKFLSLIISIIYFQNPFTTWHWVGTAVVFLGTLLYTEVWSSVRAALRGPDVKEKKAE encoded by the exons ATGGGTACAGGTTTTGCCATTGTTCTTGTCTTTGTCGGATGCTGTAGCAATGTGGTGTCTCTGGAGCTGCTTGTAAG agaGTTTCCAGGATGTGGCAACATAGTCACCTTCACTCAGTTCCTCTTCATCGCGTTAGAAGGTTTCATCTTTGAAACAAACTTTGGAAGGAAGAAACCAGCGATCCCTgtaag aaaCTATGTGATCATGGTGACCATGTTCTTCACAGTCAGTGTGATCAACAACTACGCTCTCAACTTCAACATCGCCATGCCGTTACACATGATCTTCAGATCA GGATCGCTAATCGCTAACATGATCCTGGGAATAATCATCCTGAAGAAAAG GTATTCAGCCAGTAAATATCTGTCTATAGCTTTAGTTTCAGCTGGTATCTTCATCTGCACCATCATGTCTGCCAAGCAAGTG AATGTGGCCAATGAAGGATCAGAAGAGCAAGGTTTCAATGCCTTCATGCACTGGCTTATAG GTATTGCCATGTTGACCTTTGCTCTGCTGATGTCTGCGAGGATGGGTATTTTCCAGGAGACGCTGTACAAGCAGTATGGAAAACACTCCAAGGAGGCTCTCTTCTATAAT CACTGCCTGCCTCTGCCGGGCTTCCTGCTTCTCTCCACAAACATCTACAACCACTGTGTCTACTTCAGTCAGAGCA CTCCTGTAGTTGTTCCCGGGGTTGGACTGACTGTGCCGATCATGTGGATCTACCTGCTGGTCAACGTCATCACACA GTATGTGTGCATCCGTGGTGTGTTCATTCTGACCACAGAGTGCGCCTCGCTGACGGTCACTCTGGTGGTGACCCTGAGAAAGTTCCTCAGCCTCATCATCTCCATCATTTACTTCCAAAACCCCTTCACCACCTGGCACTGGGTGGGCACGGCCGTGGTCTTCCTGGGCACTCTGCTGTACACGGAGGTGTGGAGCAGCGTGCGGGCGGCTCTGCGTGGCCCCGACGTCAAGGAGAAGAAGGCAgagtga